A region from the Rosa rugosa chromosome 6, drRosRugo1.1, whole genome shotgun sequence genome encodes:
- the LOC133715884 gene encoding protein NRT1/ PTR FAMILY 7.2-like isoform X1 translates to MAGLDTFKDQQGYEEEKNQTMTETCTMDGAVDWNGRPAIRGRTGSWVAAILILANQGLATLAFFGVGVNLVLFLTRVLGQDNAEAANNVSKWTGTVYIFSLLGAFLSDSYWGRYKTCAIFQLIFVIGLTLLSVTTYLFLLNPKGCGDEQSPCRDHSNFEYTLFYISIYLIALGNGGYQPTIATFGADQFDEDDPKESHSKIAFFSYFYLALNLGSLFSNTILGYFEDRGIWTVGFWASTGSAGMALILFLCGTPRYRHFKPQGNPLSRLCHVLVAATRKWKVKITSDGDDHLYEEHGKQCAENQSRKILHTQGIKFLDRAAIVTSEELKQIDRCSLNPWRLCTVTQVEEVKCVLRLLPIWLCTILYSVVFTQMASLFVEQGAVMKTTISKFHIPPASMSSFDILSVATFIFIYRRVLDPLVARVRKKGLTELQRMGIGLVIAIMAMISAGVVECFRLKYARTNCAATDCESPSSLSIFWQVPQYVLVGASEVFMYVGQLEFFNSQAPDGLKSFGSALCMTSISLGNYVSSLLVTIVMKFSSRDDMSGWIPGNLNKGHLERFYFLLAALTTADLLVYIVCAKWYKYIKFEAKGGDDHNENIRQAELGV, encoded by the exons ATGGCCGGCTTAGATACTTTCAAAGACCAGCAG ggctatgaagaagaaaagaaccAAACGATGACAGAAACTTGTACTATGGATGGAGCCGTTGATTGGAATGGCCGCCCTGCAATCCGAGGGAGAACTGGTTCTTGGGTTGCTGCAATTCTCATATTAG CGAATCAAGGATTGGCAACATTGGCATTCTTTGGAGTAGGAGTGAACTTGGTATTGTTCTTGACAAGGGTACTGGGACAAGACAACGCTGAGGCTGCAAACAATGTCAGCAAATGGACCGGAACAGTTTACATTTTCTCTCTTCTTGGGGCTTTTCTTAGTGATTCGTACTGGGGGAGATACAAAACTTGTGCTATCTTTCAACTTATTTTTGTCATT GGCTTGACATTATTGTCAGTAACAACCTACCTATTCCTGCTCAATCCTAAAGGTTGTGGTGATGAGCAATCTCCATGTAGAGACCATTCGAATTTTGAATACACATTGTTTTACATCTCCATATATCTCATTGCACTAGGGAATGGAGGCTACCAACCTACCATAGCTACATTTGGAGCGGACCAGTTTGATGAGGACGACCCCAAAGAAAGTCACTCGAAAATTGCCTTCTTCAGCTATTTCTACTTGGCTTTGAATCTTGGCTCCCTCTTTTCTAACACAATATTAGGGTATTTTGAGGATAGAGGAATATGGACTGTAGGGTTTTGGGCATCTACAGGCTCTGCTGGCATGGCattgattttgtttctttgcGGAACTCCAAGGTATAGGCATTTTAAGCCTCAGGGCAATCCTCTTTCTAGGTTATGTCACGTACTGGTAGCTGCAACGAGAAAATGGAAGGTCAAGATCACGTCAGATGGAGATGATCATTTGTATGAGGAACATGGGAAACAATGCGCTGAAAATCAGAGTAGGAAAATACTTCACACCCAAGGAATCAA GTTCTTGGATAGGGCAGCAATCGTCACATCAGAGGAGTTGAAACAAATAGACAGATGTTCTCTAAATCCATGGCGGCTTTGCACAGTGACACAAGTAGAAGAAGTTAAATGTGTACTGAGATTACTTCCAATTTGGCTATGTACAATACTATACTCAGTTGTTTTCACACAAATGGCCTCCCTCTTTGTAGAACAAGGTGCTGTAATGAAAACCACCATCTCCAAGTTCCACATTCCCCCAGCGAGCATGTCAAGTTTCGACATCCTTAGCGTGGCAACTTTTATCTTCATTTACAGGCGAGTTCTCGACCCACTGGTTGCCAGGGTACGGAAAAAAGGACTCACCGAGCTTCAAAGAATGGGGATTGGTCTTGTCATTGCCATCATGGCTATGATCTCAGCAGGAGTTGTGGAATGTTTTAGGTTAAAATATGCAAGAACAAATTGCGCCGCTACCGATTGTGAGAGTCCAAGTTCATTGAGTATATTTTGGCAAGTTCCTCAATACGTGCTTGTCGGAGCTTCCGAAGTGTTCATGTACGTGGGTCAGCTAGAATTCTTCAACAGTCAAGCACCTGATGGGTTAAAGAGCTTTGGTAGTGCACTTTGCATGACTTCAATATCACTTGGAAACTATGTGAGTAGTTTGCTGGTTACGATAGTGATGAAGTTTTCTAGTAGGGATGATATGAGTGGATGGATCCCTGGAAACCTTAACAAAGGTCATCTGGAAAGGTTTTACTTTCTCTTAGCAGCTTTGACTACTGCTGATCTCCTGGTCTATATAGTTTGTGCCAAGTGGTACAAGTATATCAAGTTTGAAGCAAAGGGAGGAGATGACCACAATGAAAATATTAGGCAAGCTGAACTTGGAGTCTGA
- the LOC133715884 gene encoding protein NRT1/ PTR FAMILY 7.3-like isoform X2 yields the protein MAGLDTFKDQQGYEEEKNQTMTETCTMDGAVDWNGRPAIRGRTGSWVAAILILANQGLATLAFFGVGVNLVLFLTRVLGQDNAEAANNVSKWTGTVYIFSLLGAFLSDSYWGRYKTCAIFQLIFVIGLTLLSVTTYLFLLNPKGNGGYQPTIATFGADQFDEDDPKESHSKIAFFSYFYLALNLGSLFSNTILGYFEDRGIWTVGFWASTGSAGMALILFLCGTPRYRHFKPQGNPLSRLCHVLVAATRKWKVKITSDGDDHLYEEHGKQCAENQSRKILHTQGIKFLDRAAIVTSEELKQIDRCSLNPWRLCTVTQVEEVKCVLRLLPIWLCTILYSVVFTQMASLFVEQGAVMKTTISKFHIPPASMSSFDILSVATFIFIYRRVLDPLVARVRKKGLTELQRMGIGLVIAIMAMISAGVVECFRLKYARTNCAATDCESPSSLSIFWQVPQYVLVGASEVFMYVGQLEFFNSQAPDGLKSFGSALCMTSISLGNYVSSLLVTIVMKFSSRDDMSGWIPGNLNKGHLERFYFLLAALTTADLLVYIVCAKWYKYIKFEAKGGDDHNENIRQAELGV from the exons ATGGCCGGCTTAGATACTTTCAAAGACCAGCAG ggctatgaagaagaaaagaaccAAACGATGACAGAAACTTGTACTATGGATGGAGCCGTTGATTGGAATGGCCGCCCTGCAATCCGAGGGAGAACTGGTTCTTGGGTTGCTGCAATTCTCATATTAG CGAATCAAGGATTGGCAACATTGGCATTCTTTGGAGTAGGAGTGAACTTGGTATTGTTCTTGACAAGGGTACTGGGACAAGACAACGCTGAGGCTGCAAACAATGTCAGCAAATGGACCGGAACAGTTTACATTTTCTCTCTTCTTGGGGCTTTTCTTAGTGATTCGTACTGGGGGAGATACAAAACTTGTGCTATCTTTCAACTTATTTTTGTCATT GGCTTGACATTATTGTCAGTAACAACCTACCTATTCCTGCTCAATCCTAAAG GGAATGGAGGCTACCAACCTACCATAGCTACATTTGGAGCGGACCAGTTTGATGAGGACGACCCCAAAGAAAGTCACTCGAAAATTGCCTTCTTCAGCTATTTCTACTTGGCTTTGAATCTTGGCTCCCTCTTTTCTAACACAATATTAGGGTATTTTGAGGATAGAGGAATATGGACTGTAGGGTTTTGGGCATCTACAGGCTCTGCTGGCATGGCattgattttgtttctttgcGGAACTCCAAGGTATAGGCATTTTAAGCCTCAGGGCAATCCTCTTTCTAGGTTATGTCACGTACTGGTAGCTGCAACGAGAAAATGGAAGGTCAAGATCACGTCAGATGGAGATGATCATTTGTATGAGGAACATGGGAAACAATGCGCTGAAAATCAGAGTAGGAAAATACTTCACACCCAAGGAATCAA GTTCTTGGATAGGGCAGCAATCGTCACATCAGAGGAGTTGAAACAAATAGACAGATGTTCTCTAAATCCATGGCGGCTTTGCACAGTGACACAAGTAGAAGAAGTTAAATGTGTACTGAGATTACTTCCAATTTGGCTATGTACAATACTATACTCAGTTGTTTTCACACAAATGGCCTCCCTCTTTGTAGAACAAGGTGCTGTAATGAAAACCACCATCTCCAAGTTCCACATTCCCCCAGCGAGCATGTCAAGTTTCGACATCCTTAGCGTGGCAACTTTTATCTTCATTTACAGGCGAGTTCTCGACCCACTGGTTGCCAGGGTACGGAAAAAAGGACTCACCGAGCTTCAAAGAATGGGGATTGGTCTTGTCATTGCCATCATGGCTATGATCTCAGCAGGAGTTGTGGAATGTTTTAGGTTAAAATATGCAAGAACAAATTGCGCCGCTACCGATTGTGAGAGTCCAAGTTCATTGAGTATATTTTGGCAAGTTCCTCAATACGTGCTTGTCGGAGCTTCCGAAGTGTTCATGTACGTGGGTCAGCTAGAATTCTTCAACAGTCAAGCACCTGATGGGTTAAAGAGCTTTGGTAGTGCACTTTGCATGACTTCAATATCACTTGGAAACTATGTGAGTAGTTTGCTGGTTACGATAGTGATGAAGTTTTCTAGTAGGGATGATATGAGTGGATGGATCCCTGGAAACCTTAACAAAGGTCATCTGGAAAGGTTTTACTTTCTCTTAGCAGCTTTGACTACTGCTGATCTCCTGGTCTATATAGTTTGTGCCAAGTGGTACAAGTATATCAAGTTTGAAGCAAAGGGAGGAGATGACCACAATGAAAATATTAGGCAAGCTGAACTTGGAGTCTGA